One stretch of Macrotis lagotis isolate mMagLag1 chromosome 7, bilby.v1.9.chrom.fasta, whole genome shotgun sequence DNA includes these proteins:
- the FAM221A gene encoding protein FAM221A isoform X1, with the protein MERLSASPGAAAALDEYLEYRRIVGEDDGGKLFTPEEYEEYKNKILPMRLRNRLYVSWRSPVGMDCKLVGPETPCFCIHRYKQHQTDLENIPQERPIALPCKVTHCPCSSFYYTPLNGTRPIRCRCKHFADQHSADPSRVCRACTKCPGFHSSFTCSCGHPAYAHETVVETREERLALGKPVGHDVPYASLGGLTGFSSLAEGYLRLDDSGIGAPPLHFLESPVTARDHTFLRAFQEPSSSSAQGTSNQASSLRRTDEDDMAYFERRYQERLKMEKASKKKAVGTLPFTMKH; encoded by the exons ATGGAGCGGCTGAGCGCGTCCCCGGGGGCCGCCGCCGCCCTGGACGAGTACCTGGAGTACCGGAG AATTGTTGGTGAGGATGATGGAGGGAAACTTTTCACCCCTgaagaatatgaagaatacaaaaataaaattttgccaATGCGATTACGAAATCGATTATACGTGAGCTGGCGATCTCCAGTGGGCATGGACTGTAAGCTTGTTGGCCCAGAAACTCCATGTTTTTGTATACACAG GTATAAACAACAtcaaactgacttggaaaacatcCCACAAGAGCGCCCAATTGCCCTGCCTTGCAAGGTGACCCATTGCCCCTGCAGCTCTTTTTACTATACACCTTTAAATGGAACTCGACCAATTCGGTGCAGGTGCAAGCATTTTGCTGACCAACACAGTGCAGACCCAAGTCGGGTTTGCAGGGCAT GTACCAAGTGCCCAGGATTCCATAGTTCCTTTACTTGTAGTTGTGGTCATCCTGCATATGCACATGAGACAGTGGTGGAGACTAGAGAAGAGAGACTTGCTTTGGGAAAGCCAGTGGGCCATGATGTTCCTTATGCCTCATTGGGAGGATTAACAGGATTTAGTTCACTGGCAGAAGGCTATCTGAGACTTGATGACAGTGGAATAG GTGCACCTCCACTTCACTTTTTAGAATCTCCAGTTACTGCCAGAGATCACACATTCCTAAGAGCATTCCAAGAGCCATCATCAAGCTCTGCTCAAG gtaCAAGTAATCAAGCATCTTCCTTAAGGAGAACCGATGAAGATGATATGGCTTACTTTGAACGGCGTTACCAAGAAAGG
- the FAM221A gene encoding protein FAM221A isoform X2: MQVKKSPATVEDAPRIVGEDDGGKLFTPEEYEEYKNKILPMRLRNRLYVSWRSPVGMDCKLVGPETPCFCIHRYKQHQTDLENIPQERPIALPCKVTHCPCSSFYYTPLNGTRPIRCRCKHFADQHSADPSRVCRACTKCPGFHSSFTCSCGHPAYAHETVVETREERLALGKPVGHDVPYASLGGLTGFSSLAEGYLRLDDSGIGAPPLHFLESPVTARDHTFLRAFQEPSSSSAQGTSNQASSLRRTDEDDMAYFERRYQERLKMEKASKKKAVGTLPFTMKH, translated from the exons ATGCAAGTCAAAAAATCTCCAGCTACTGTAGAAGATGCTCCCag AATTGTTGGTGAGGATGATGGAGGGAAACTTTTCACCCCTgaagaatatgaagaatacaaaaataaaattttgccaATGCGATTACGAAATCGATTATACGTGAGCTGGCGATCTCCAGTGGGCATGGACTGTAAGCTTGTTGGCCCAGAAACTCCATGTTTTTGTATACACAG GTATAAACAACAtcaaactgacttggaaaacatcCCACAAGAGCGCCCAATTGCCCTGCCTTGCAAGGTGACCCATTGCCCCTGCAGCTCTTTTTACTATACACCTTTAAATGGAACTCGACCAATTCGGTGCAGGTGCAAGCATTTTGCTGACCAACACAGTGCAGACCCAAGTCGGGTTTGCAGGGCAT GTACCAAGTGCCCAGGATTCCATAGTTCCTTTACTTGTAGTTGTGGTCATCCTGCATATGCACATGAGACAGTGGTGGAGACTAGAGAAGAGAGACTTGCTTTGGGAAAGCCAGTGGGCCATGATGTTCCTTATGCCTCATTGGGAGGATTAACAGGATTTAGTTCACTGGCAGAAGGCTATCTGAGACTTGATGACAGTGGAATAG GTGCACCTCCACTTCACTTTTTAGAATCTCCAGTTACTGCCAGAGATCACACATTCCTAAGAGCATTCCAAGAGCCATCATCAAGCTCTGCTCAAG gtaCAAGTAATCAAGCATCTTCCTTAAGGAGAACCGATGAAGATGATATGGCTTACTTTGAACGGCGTTACCAAGAAAGG
- the FAM221A gene encoding protein FAM221A isoform X3, protein MRLRNRLYVSWRSPVGMDCKLVGPETPCFCIHRYKQHQTDLENIPQERPIALPCKVTHCPCSSFYYTPLNGTRPIRCRCKHFADQHSADPSRVCRACTKCPGFHSSFTCSCGHPAYAHETVVETREERLALGKPVGHDVPYASLGGLTGFSSLAEGYLRLDDSGIGAPPLHFLESPVTARDHTFLRAFQEPSSSSAQGTSNQASSLRRTDEDDMAYFERRYQERLKMEKASKKKAVGTLPFTMKH, encoded by the exons ATGCGATTACGAAATCGATTATACGTGAGCTGGCGATCTCCAGTGGGCATGGACTGTAAGCTTGTTGGCCCAGAAACTCCATGTTTTTGTATACACAG GTATAAACAACAtcaaactgacttggaaaacatcCCACAAGAGCGCCCAATTGCCCTGCCTTGCAAGGTGACCCATTGCCCCTGCAGCTCTTTTTACTATACACCTTTAAATGGAACTCGACCAATTCGGTGCAGGTGCAAGCATTTTGCTGACCAACACAGTGCAGACCCAAGTCGGGTTTGCAGGGCAT GTACCAAGTGCCCAGGATTCCATAGTTCCTTTACTTGTAGTTGTGGTCATCCTGCATATGCACATGAGACAGTGGTGGAGACTAGAGAAGAGAGACTTGCTTTGGGAAAGCCAGTGGGCCATGATGTTCCTTATGCCTCATTGGGAGGATTAACAGGATTTAGTTCACTGGCAGAAGGCTATCTGAGACTTGATGACAGTGGAATAG GTGCACCTCCACTTCACTTTTTAGAATCTCCAGTTACTGCCAGAGATCACACATTCCTAAGAGCATTCCAAGAGCCATCATCAAGCTCTGCTCAAG gtaCAAGTAATCAAGCATCTTCCTTAAGGAGAACCGATGAAGATGATATGGCTTACTTTGAACGGCGTTACCAAGAAAGG